A segment of the Eptesicus fuscus isolate TK198812 chromosome 9, DD_ASM_mEF_20220401, whole genome shotgun sequence genome:
CCATCACCCTGTTCCTCCCTTGATCTCCGCTACATACTGTGCAGTTTTGTGCCTCTTCCACTGTtcaggctgttccctctgcctagagtACCCATTCGCTGTTCTGTGCCTGGCAACTCCTCTTCGGGCTGGACTCGGTGTCACCCCATCTGAGTTAGCTCATTCCTCTCCAGGATCCACGTGGCATTGGGCGTATCACAGTCACACGGACCTGGACCTGGCTCATCCCTGCAATTTCAATACTCAGCTCAGGACCCTGCACAGAGTGGGCACCAGGGAACATTGGTGGAGCTGAGCCAGTGCCCAgaacccccctctcccctcaggtACTGGAAGTTGGACCCTGCTCGGGTATACGCCAGCGGGCCCAATGCGTGGGACACAGCTGTGCATGACGCCTCTGAGGAGTACAAGCACCGCATGGTAGGTGAGCCGCTcctggggtgggaaccaggtgggagCTTCCCCCACAGCCCGACATGACCCCTCCTTTCTGCATCTCCAGCACAATCTCTGCTGTGACAACTGCCACTCACACGTTGCATTGGCCCTGAACCTGATGCGCTACAACAACAGCACCAACTGGAACATGGTGACAGTCTGCTTCTTCTGCCTGCTCTATGGGAAGTATGTCAGGTGAGctacccacctcccaccctcccctggggCTGCTCTCCCAAGGATCCCAGCAGGGCCATTTCTGGAGTCCTTCAGCCCACAAAGCAGATGCTGGTTGGAGAGGTTGAAGGTTCTAGAATAACTAGCTGAGTTCCTGGTGGAGAAGGAGGTGGCTGTGCTGAAGATCAGCTGCACCGGAGCCCACgcccagctctgtcacttgcTCACTGTGAGATCTCAGGTGACTGCCTTGACTCTCAGCCGCAGCTGTTCTTGGTAAAAGGGGGTAATGACTGGCTCCTTGGAGAGACTGTGGGTGCACAGAGCCCTGTGCGCAGGTCAAGTGAACAGGTAGACCCTCACAGGAGCGTGGGTGACTGCCCCACAGGGTCCCTTCCCAGCTTCCAGCATCTGAGGCAGGGTTCTGAGCAGGTGGGCCCCAGTGGTAGATCAGGAGGACCTTGGAAACCACAGCTTCACGACCTGTGAGGTCAAAGGTGTTAGTCCCAATTGACAGGTAAAGGCCGCTCAGAGAGGTTGAATGACCTGCCCACTTGGAGTCAGCACGCACCCGGCAGCCAGGCCACCTCCAGGCTTTCCTCGGCTGCCCTCATCGTTAAGAGCTTCTGAAAAGGAGGCTCTTGGGAGTCTTTTTACAGCCCAGAGGCTTTTAGAGGTCCCCGTGGCCACGCACACACTGAGGCAGAGCCGGGCTGTACCCAGAGCCCTGACTCCAGCCACAACACTGTTCACTCTTGCTGACTCCTCCCCTCTCGGGGAGCCCCATTAGGAAAGCTGTGTGCAGACGGTGCTCCTGGCTTTCACGCCCAGACAAGAGCCTAGTCCTCCGACTGGAGACCTCTCCCCAGAGACTGGGGTGGTTGTGGATGGAACCACTAAGTTCTAGAGAAGGTGGGCACATCTGTCACCCACCCAGGGCGGTGTCCGTCTCCACCAGGAGCCTGGAGCGTCTCCTGCCGGGGACTGTAGTTGGCAGTCCTCCATCGTGGGTGCCAGGCCCAGCCCAGTCCTTGGTTGACCAAATTAGGGGGGGAGAGCGTCCTCGGGGACAGCAGCCCCTCCTGGGTTTGGATGGATGGGGCTTTGGGAGGCTCACTCACCCCGCCCTTCCCACCAAtactcccctcctctctcagcGTCGGGGCCTCCGTGAAGACCTGGCTCCCCTTCGTCCTCCTCCTGGGCGTCATCctaactgccagcctggtctttAACCTTCGGTGATGGCTGCCTCATGGCCCTGGACCTGCCACTCCTTTTGGTTCCAGattctttttcctctccccaAAAGGCAGGGATGGGCCTGCTGCTGGTTTTGACCCAAGAGTCTGGGTGGGATGGAATAGGCTGAGGatgagcagggctggggggcggggggtgtagtTGCATATTGTGTCTCACTGGTCACTCAGAAGTttcctgtgccctcctccccaggctggtGACCCCTGTGCTTGAGGCACCCTCTCTGTTCATCTGTGGGAAAGACTAACTTCTCCCTGTAGCTGCTCCTGTGCTGCTTTAGCTCAGTGTctggtgggagagggcaggggaggggagggcatttggagccACCCCACCCACCATTTGGGGCCAGAGCCCTATTCTCCTGCCAGGGCTCCATCCTGGGGTGGGCGGGGTACACTGGGAAGTCTCCACTGGCCAAGCCACCCTGGGCCCTCTCCACTGGCCTCTAGAATGGTCCAGCGGGGCTGGATGATCCCCCTTTGGCCAGAAGCTGCACTAGGAGTATTTGTGCCCCATCTCCTGGGGTCCTCCAGTCCATGCAGTCCCTTCTCCCACTCTCCCAGGGCCCATCTCCCACTTGAGCCCATCTCCCTCAGCAAATGGGGGCCTGGGCCCTCCACTCAGGCTGGAGGGATGAGTGACACTGATGTGTCCAGAGTGACACCCTGTGGACAGAGCAGTGGAAAcaaagcctggccctggccccaggtGTGGGCCTCACTCTGGGAATGGCACCCCTTGGGTCCGAGATGTGCCAGAGCAGCCAGCGCCATCATGGAGCTGAGGGAGCTGTTTCGTCCTCACCagggctccctctctctctgcactACGGGAAGGGCCtgtgctgccccctccctcctgccccacggattcctggggggcgggggggctcccTGGACAggacaataaagaattttaactcCAGAAAGTGCCTTGTCCTTGTTTTTTCCCTTCAACGGTTCCTTCACTTCTTCAACTCGTATCTCCTTGGGTACCTCTGCCCCTGGCAAGGGTTCTGGTTAAGTCTTCACCCAGTGCCTGGCTTACAGGGACGGAGCATCCCCCCTGGTAtcctgccctgggcccaggctcTGGGAGTTCCTCACCCACCGTCCCAAAGCTTTCTCTTCAAGGCAAATGAGCATTGAAATCCTTCCCATACTCCCTGTGGGGAGGAACTTGGCAATAGGATTGGGAGTTGGGGCTGAGCAGACCACAGCCCAGGGGTCTACAGTTTGGGATAAGCCAAGagagccccagcccctggctcctgCCATGTTCATCGGTCACATGGCCAAGTTCCTTGTGCTGTCCTGTTCCAGCCTCCACTTTGTGGCCTTCAGGGCCCTGCATTCTCCACTCCACTCCCCTGAGAAGCCTGTAACTGGCCACGCACACCctgaggcagagctggggttgTACCCAGAGCCCTGGCTCCAGCCACAAATGGTAAACTGCTCTCCAGCCTCCTCCACTTCAGCCCTGTGCTTCCCGTGTTAAAGTCATGGCCTTTCTTCCCAAGCCCAGTTTAAAGGTCACTTCCTCGGAGGAGTCTTTCCTAACCTTGCCCTATGCCGTGTGTCACTTAGTTGAACTAGTAAAGGATTTGGTCTCTGGATCTTGAGCCCTTTGTGTTCATCCTGAAAATGGCTTTGGGGACAGCTCTAGCTATTAGCCCTCAGAGCCCTGGATCAGCCATCTCAGCTCACCCCAGACCCCGCAGTGCTGTGGTTTCCAAGCCTGAAGTTTCTCAAGCAAGTTTTTCCCCACTTGAGAAAAATTCCATTTTCAAAAATCTTTCTTGCATATTGGGGTCCATCTGAGAGTgggttggtggggggagggatgagAGGGTGAGTTCTGGTACAGAGAAAAACCACAGCAAAATAGGGAAATGTTTTAAAGCCTGCTTCTGCCTAGCAGAATTTTCAGTTAGCCTTGCAGAGAAAGGACATAAAAACAAGTGCCATGAAAATCACCCAACAGTTACTGAGTACTGACTATGTGCCAAGCTTTGTCATAAAGCCCTTGAAATCAGggtatcacccccattttaccaATGGAGAAATAAGCAGAGAAGTGAACTGAGGTAGGACAAGTGGCACCATGTTCAAACCCAGCAGCTTGGCTCTGCAGCCCCCACTGGGAACCACCCTGGAGcacaggagggaagtggggaggggctgtttcTCCGAAGGATTGGGCCACTAACCAACTGGCCACAGCGCATAGGCATTGAGCCCATACCCCACAAGCAGGTGGGGAAGCATTCTGCGTGGGGGGTTAGGGAGCACAGATGGCCAGGGGTGCTGAAGGGACAGGGAGTAGTCTGTAGTAAAGCTCTGAGGACAATGGTACATGCATATGTTTATTTATGAAGGGATCTCATTGAATTGTAGTGAAAACCATAAATAAAGGGATTACCCCCATTTAACAGAGAAGTAAAAAGAGACTCAGAAAATAAGACTGACTTGCAAAAAAGTGGGGAAGGATGGACCTTGGGCTGGGGTAGATGAGTGGCCCTCTGGTACTCAGAATGGTTCTGATGAGGGAGGAAAGGAGTGGGGTGTCATTtagtcctctccctgccccagctcctctcTTGGGGGTTTGGTCCTTTAATCCATACCAAGAAGGGAAATGCAGCACGACAGGCAGAGTGGAATGAAGCAGACTTGTGTGGCCTTGGTCcatggcaggcgtcctcaaactacggcccacgggccacatgtgggtgtttttgtcgttttgtttttttacttcaaaataagatatatgcagtgtgcataggaatttgttcatagtttttttaaaactatagtccggccctccaccggtctgagggacagtgaactggctccctgtttaaaaagtttgaggacccctggtccatGGTCTTAAAGTAAATGTAATCTAGGGCCCAACGCCACTCTCAGGGTAGGGCAGAATCTGGGAGCAGAATGGGATGCCCAAAGGGATTCCCCAGGGACAGAGGGTGTGGGAGCCTCGCTGCTGTGGCCAGCACTTCCCAGGAGGCATATGTGGACACAGGGGCAGTGGTTGTGAGAAGGGACTATGTTGGAGAGGGAACACCTGGTACCCACTATGTGCCAGCTTGTGCCAGGCACTCTCATTTCCCTTATAATAGGCTCTTTGCACTCTGCTGCCCAGTTTGCATTTGAGGAAACTGCAGCTCAATATGGTTGCGAGACCTGCTCTAAGTCACATAGTAGCTACTCAGGGCTGTCTGATTGCAGTGGGCAATCCTTCCATTACCCTGGTTCTCATAAAGGCTTCTAACCTTGCTTTCAAAGCAAGTTCCTATCAGCTCCTCAGCGGGTAGGATGGGGCTGCTCCTTATTCTACAGATGGGCAGCCAAGGCCCAAGGGTGGCAGGAGTGACCGTAGGTTGGCAGTGGAGCTGGGGCCAAGTCCCAGGCGTCTCCTCCCCAGCAAATCGGCTCTGGGTTTTCTGAAAGCAGAGACTAGGGCACACCCCGGGGGAACCAGAATCCAGGCCCGGTTTTGCATCAGGCCCTCCTGAGAAGGTGTTTCCTCCTCCTAGTGGGGCAGCTACTCCGCTGAGCTGCGGTTGAGTCAGCCTTAGTCCCTCACTGCTCTTCTCCTGGTCCCTGAAACTCGGCTGCCAGGGAGCTGGGGCCACCTACGAAGGTGTCCCCTCCATACTGGATCCCTACAGGTAACCTGTTTCAGGACGGGGGTCCCCTGCCAGTGTCCCAAAGGGCAGGCTCTGCCACCTGGTATCCTGAGCACCCTCTGGGaccttgcggggggggggggggggggggggggactggtgCAGGAGTGTGTCGGGAGACTGGAACAGCCAGACAGATGGAGACACCCTTGCATTGACCAATGGATCTGTCCCATCGTGTTGAAACAGAGCAGGAAGGACCAGACTCTTGATTCTGCCTCTGGAAGGAGAGGGGTCAGCAGGAAGGCCTGTGCTGCTGGGGATTCTGGGCTCAGGTGCGCactgcccagccccaggcagacctGCAAGACAAGAGCAGGGTCAGTTTTACGAATGTCCTCTCACCTCCATAGacatgcgcacgcacacacacacacacacacacacacacacacacctggtggCCCTGGGGATACCAGAGTACACACTACAACACACAGCTCAGTTACACATACAGCACAGTAGGAAATACACAGTGCACACACCACACAACACTATCACCCAGAGAGTCACTGAGCACATCACACAGACAACAGTCACCAGTCAGCATCACACCGTGCCATGACACACAGGCCGTAAAATGATATTCACACCAGCAAAACATACAGTCTTCTAGATCCTCAGTACCCAGACATGCCTGCTGGACCGACTGTCAAAACTGCACGACTCAACAGAGACATCACCATGGGCTCACCCAGCAGccacagagagccccaaaccATGCGTTTGCAACACCCACTACCTTGAACACAGTAGATGTGCAGGAGCTAGTGTTAACGTGGAGCACACAGGCATTCACACAGGCCATACAATATGCCTGATGGAGACAAGCAGGAACCCCAGGCTCcggtgagggtggggcagcaggggagagggCTCGCTTGGGCTTGGACACTGACTCAGCCGGGAGGGCACAGGGCGCAGGCAGCAGGCACAAGCCAGGACCTGCCTTCCCATGCAGCCCAGCCTGGTGCCCCGGCATGGCAGGGGACAGGAGGGATGGGAGAGAACACCCAGTGGGCTCAGACCATGGCTCCGCTCTACTCGTGGCCCAGTCACGGGCCCCTTGCCACGTCCACACACCCACACGCCCCTCAGGGCTGAGCAAGTGTTTTGCTTCCGGGGTCACCATTCTACCTGAGCAGCTGGAGCTGCTTTGCCAGCACTTGGCCACCACCACTGGGACCCTAGCCAAGTCCTGGGTCAGGGAGGGTGAGGGACCCACGTGGCCAGAGCCAGGGGCTCAGAGGGTCTGGagaagagggcagggctggcaacTGGGGCATTCCCGGTctgtgggagtgggtgggtgtgGCCATTATCTCCGTGCggggggaggaagttgggggtgtgGGTTGGGGAGGAGGTTGCCTCAGACAGGAAGACCAaatgggccagggcagggtggaggtgaagggtggagggaggggacccaCGTTAGGAGGCTCCAGGACAGGGGGTGAGCAGatagtgtgtgcctgtgtgtgcttTGTGTGTGTTCATCCCCCAGGTGTGTGCAAATGTATTTCTGCCTTTAATTAATCAAACGTTTACCAACCATCTGTTGTGTGCAAAGTACTGGCTTTGGGGGTGAAGGCctgtccctgccttcaaggagctcacagtctagtcgGGGGAGCACTGTGTGTGCAAACGTCTGTGTGGTCTGTGGATACCCAGGGACAAGTCTTTGTCCCAGGGCTTATTCTTGTGCAGGTGAACCCGCCCTGTGCGGCCTGCCTCCCTTCGTGGGCATGGCCCTGTGTGCAGGTTTAAAGCTATGTTAGATCCCTCTCTTGGTTTGGGCATGACTACATAGGGCCCTTCATGGAGTAACAGGTGTGTGCGTGCCTGTCCTCATACAGGcgtcagtgtgtatgtgtgactgGTGTACATCTCAGTGTGGACAGTTGTATTTACATGTGTCAGTGTGTTTGCATGTGTCCCTGTATATATCTTCAAGTGTGTCCCAGTGTATGCATGTGCCACCTTGACCTCAGCCTTCCTGGGTTGTACCCTGCCCACCACCTAGAATATATTTGGGCAGAAAGAGGCAGTCAACTCCAGGATGTGCCCTGTATTTGGGCAGGGCTTGACCTGACCCCAAGTCTGTCTCCAGGGAGCCATGTGTGCCCAGTGGGGGCACTGCCCCAGCTGATGCCTCAGAGGGGCCACCCATCTCAAGAGGGGCTCTGGGCCCCACCTTACCTCCTCATGGCGCATGAGCCAGAGCCCGAGGCCGATGGGCTGTTGGACCTCAGCTTCCTgacagaggaggagcaggaggccatAGCCGACGTCCTAAAGCGAGATGCCCACCTGcgccagctggaggaggggcgcGTCAGGTGAGGCAGGGCGAGAGGTGGGGGGCCTCAGATCTGTCCTTAATATGCCTTGCGGAACCCTCTCCTGGCTCCTCAGCATCCTCTGTCAGGGGCAAGCTCCTAAGCGTGGTCCACAGGCCTCCCTGATTGGTCCCTGCTAGCCTCCCACATCGCATCAGCCAcctccctgacacacacacagtgtccacTAGAGCCATCCGGGTGCTCCACTGTCCCTGAACACACCCACCTTCCGTTCCTTCTTCCTGGAAGAGCCCACTGCTTGTAAGTCCAGAGGAGCACAGGACTTACAAGTAGTGCTTGGGGACAGACACGTCCTAGCTATGGAACCTTGGGCAATTCACCTGACTTCTCATCTGTAACGTGGGGCTATTATAAAATTAGGAGGGATTCTGCATAGTAGTCACTTTAATGAATAAATTCCCCTTCTCTACCTGAAGAAATCCAATTAGTCCTTTAAGAGGCAACTCAAATGCTGCCTCCTCTGGGAAGTCCTCCTGAATTCCCACAGGCAAAACTGGCCCTTCTTATATCCATCATGGCACC
Coding sequences within it:
- the TMEM222 gene encoding transmembrane protein 222, whose amino-acid sequence is MAEAEGISPLLLPRQPPPPGMAEVEAPTAAETDQKQFSGSGGGAMDVERSRFPYCVVWTPIPVLTWFFPIIGHMGICTSTGVIRDFAGPYFVSEDNMAFGKPVKYWKLDPARVYASGPNAWDTAVHDASEEYKHRMHNLCCDNCHSHVALALNLMRYNNSTNWNMVTVCFFCLLYGKYVSVGASVKTWLPFVLLLGVILTASLVFNLR